CGGTTCGATCTCCTGGTCGTAGGCGGCTCTGGTGATCGCGTGTGCGGCAGTTGGGTTCGTAATGAACATGAACAGTAGCAGGAAGACGGTCTTGACTGTCGCCACGTCCGCCCCGAAGACGAGTGCCACGCCGGCAAGCGAGAGGACCGTCCCGAGCGTGTCACTCTTCGAGGTCGCGTGGGCCCGCGCGTAGAGGTCCGGCAACCGGATAATGCCGACCACGGCGACGAAGGAGAAGAACACCCCCGCCGCGACGAGCAGCACGATCAGATACTCCAGCGGCGTCATAGCACACCACCCCGCTCGACGATGAACTTGGAGATCGCGACGCTCGCGAGGAAGTTTAGCAGCGCGTAGACGATCGCGATGTCGAGGAACGCGGGCCGATCGAGGGCCGCCGCGAGCAAGGCCAGAACGACGACCGTGCTCGTACCGACCCCGTTGATCGCGATGACGCGGTCTTCCATCGTCGGCCCGCGGGCCACACGGTAGAGCAGTGCCACCGCGAACAGCACGATCGCCACGGCGGCCCCGAGCAGCGCGGTATCAAGCGTCAGACCCATCATTTGCGCTCACCCGCCGTTAGCAACTTCCCACCGTCAGCCCGGGGCGACTGATCGGGCTCCTCCTCGAAGTTGGGCGTGAATGTCTCGATGGCGCCCCGTGAGACCGGCGATTTCAGCTCCCGACCGCTGGGCCCCCAGAAGACGTATCGGACCGCCCGTTCCAGGTCGCCCGACGCGAGGCCGTCCCGGGCAGACTGGTTCAACGAGTGGACGAAGAGACTGTCGTGGCGCACGTCCACCGTGAGCGTCCCCGGCGTGAGCGTGATGCTGTTCGCCAGCGTCGTGACTGACATGTCGTCCCAGACTGCGGCTTCGAAGCGTTGCATGCCCGGATCGATGGGCAGTCGGGGGTGCAAAATGATGTACGCGACCGTCAGATTCGCCTTGAAGATCTCCCAGAGCAGGTAGGGCACGTAGGTCGCCATCCGTCCGAGCCGGGCGAGAAGGGTCGTGATTGACTGCCGGCCGGTGACCGCAATACTCCCGAAGACCGCGGCGACCAGCCCGGCAGCCAGGGCGCCCGTCAGGAGGTTGAATTGGCTCAGGGAGCCGGCAATCAAGAGATAGAACCCGTAGGCAGATCCGAAGACGATCCCCGTCTTCGAGAGTGTCGCACGGCTCGGGAGTGGAGTCCGCTGGGCCGGGCGGGTTACCGGCGCTTCTTCGACAGTGAGCACATCGCCCGACAGCGCCGTCTTGAGCGGCGCGAGCATCGGTGCGCCACCGGTTGGCACGTACTCGGGATCCAGGATGACCCGATCAAGGTCGTTTTCCGCGGCGTAGTGCTGAAGGACGGTGGCGTAATCGTCGGGGGAGAACAGGTATCGATCAGCCCCGACGGTATCAGTGACGACCTCGACGGTTCCGTCCACGTCTTCGAGGTCTTCCCGAGCCCAGACTGCGACGCGTTCGAGCAGTTCCTGGGCGTCCTCTGGGACGGCCTGGGTCCCTTCGACCGGCCGCCACCGAATCGGGTAGACGAAGTGAATTGTCCCTGCCTGGCCGGGCCCCCCAGCAAGGCCCTCACGAACGGCATGAGCGACGGTGTTTCGCAACGTGCTGGAGTCCCCGATCGGAACGAGAATACGGGTACTCGACTCAGCCATATGTCACCCCCATACCACTTGACGGGCGGCATCTCAATCGTCGGAGCATCGTACTATGCTCCCCTTGCGAATGGGGAACAAAACCATTTCCGCTCTTCGCCCGACAGGCGAAATCCGATCATAGACGCATGTTGAGGGTCCAAACGAACCGTTTTCCCTTGCAAAACACAACTCCGAATGGGTCTTTGGAGTATTGAAATACAGTTTCACTGCTGGTCGGGTGTTGGCACACCGTTCGGGGGAACCCGAACCGCCACATTTTATTCCCGACCGTGGATACGGGCGACATGGATCAACTCGAACGGTCGCTTCTCGAGGCCCCGATCATCCAGAAGGGCGATTACCAGTACTTCGTCCACCCGATCAGCGACGGCGTGCCGATGCTGAAGCCCCAGTTATTGCGTGAGATCGTCATCAAGATCATCCGCAAGGCCGAACTCGAGGATGTCGACAAGATCGTCACCCCGGCCGCGATGGGGATCCACATCTCGACGGCCGTCTCGCTCATGACGGACATTCCACTCGTGGTCATCCGCAAGCGCCAGTACGGCCTGGAGGGCGAGGTCGCACTCACTCAGGAGACCGGCTACTCCGAGGAGGAGATGTACATCAACGACGTTTCCGAGGGCGACCGCGTGCTGGTCCTCGACGACGTGCTCTCGACCGGTGGCACGCTCCGGGCGATCATCGAGGCACTGGAGTACATCGGCGCCGATGTGGTCGACACCGTGGCCGTGATCAAGAAGGCCGGCCCCACTGAGCTGGACGAGACCGGTCACGACGTGAAGACCTTGATCACCGTGGAGGTCGAGGACGGCGAAGTCGTCATCGTCGAAGACTAATCACCGGTGAACCCGCCAGGTGATCAGGCTCTCGGCCACGTAGTTGATCGTCATACCCACGCCGATACCGATCACGTTCGCGAGAGTGGGCCAGACGTCCGCGCCGGAAACCCGGAGCGTGATCTCGGTCCAGGCAGTCAGCACGTACAGTGTCGTGAAGGCCACGGCCAGGCCGCCGAGCCGAACCGTGTGTGACTTGAGATAGCGACGCCCCGTCGAGCGGATCCCACGTTCTCCTTCGCCGGCGAAGGTAACTCGATCGTTGAGCAGAAACATGAGTGAAATCGACGCTTCGGCCCCGACAGCTTTCGCTCCGAGCGGTGGGACCGTCGCCAGGCCGGTGAGCAGAAAGACGATGACCGTCTCCAGGCCCGCGCCGGCCAGCCCGACCGAGACGAACTGCCCGATTCTGGCCCCCGAGGCGAGTGCTCGCGTTCTGGCCTGAACCGCCTCGACGAACTCATCGATCCCGGTCATCTAACTCGATTGATCAATGGAGCGGGCTCGGTTCGACCACTTTCGTCCGGTTCTGTCCCCGCACCCAGGCGTCGGGCCCGACGTCTGGTCACCACGAGCGCCCGGAGAAGTTCCGGCACTGCATCGGTCGTCGTCACCGTGGAGTCCGGATGATCGATCCAGGTCACAGGGACTTCCCTGATCGTGTACCCCAATGTATCTGCCACCGCCAGGACCTCGATGTCCCAGGCGAACCCCGGCTGGTAGAGATGCGGGCGGATCGCCTGCCAGGTCTCTCGGGTCATCGCCTTCGCTCCACACTGATAATCCCGGAGGGACACGTCGAGCAGGCGACGAGCCAGCCAGGCAAAGACATCCCCGAGGTGCTGGCGAAACACGGTCTGGTGGGACTGGACGTCGGCGTCCGGATGTCGTCGGGACCCGGCAGCCAGGTCGACCTCCCCCACACGCACCTGGTCGATAACGTTCCGAACAGACTCGGCAGGGGTGCTCCCGTCGGCGTCCGCGAAGGCCAACACGTCGGTGTCCAGTGCCTCGAACCCGTCGGTGAGGGCCTGTCCCTTCCCTCGTCGACTTTCGACGACGTTGACCGTCGCCCCCGTCTCTCTGAGTGCCTCGACCGTTCGTTCCTCCGGCTGGTCCAGTTCCACGCGCAGGTCCGCCGGGTCGATCTCCGCCTGGAGCGCCCCGAGATACGCCACGAGCACGGAGCGGTCCGGCCGATAGGCTGGGACCACGACGCCGACGGACCGACTCATTTCTCGGATGTCTCCCACCCAGCGAGTAAAAGGGTTCGATACCCGTCGCCGAGCCGGTGTGGTCCACAAGGTGTATAGGGGAATCCAGTGGAATCTTCCGCTGTGGAACTGGGCATCGTCCTCACGTGGCTGGTCCTCTACCTGGGACTGGGAGTCCTGGCGCTCCCGCTCGCGAGTCTGCTCTTCGAGGACTTTCCGGACCGTGGTGCGGGCCTCGCGATCCCGGTCGCCTTCGCGGTAATCGCCTTCAGCGCCTACTGGCTCGGCCAGGTCCGGTTTGGCCTCGTAACGGCTCTTTTCGCCGTGCTTGCCCTCCTGATCGGTTCGGTTTTGGCGCTTCGAAGCGGCGTCTCGATCGACCGGTCGCGGTTTCGTGATGCCGCGATCGTCTTCACACTCGCCTATCTCCTCCTGATCCTCATCCGGTTGTACCGACCGGGGGCCGTCCCCGGCGGTGGTGAGAAGTTCCTGGATTTCGGCCTGCTCGCGTCCTTGCTCCGAGCGACGGCCCTGCCGCCACAGGACATGTGGTTCGCGGGCGAGTCGGTTCAGTACTACTACGGTGGGCACATGCTCGCCGCGGTGTTCGCGCTGCTGACCGATACCGCCCCACGATTCGCGTACAACACGGCACTCGCGGGCTACTACGCGGCCTACGTCACCGCCGCGTGGGGCCTCGCCGGTGCGATCACGGCCCACCGGGGAGGGTCATATCGACTCGGTGGAGGTATCGCCGCGTTCCTGGTGGGCCTCGCGAGCAACTTCTCGACACCGATCCGGTTTCTCGGCTGGGTGCTTCCCGAACCGCTGGGTCGCCGGGTCGTCGAGGGCGTGGGGCTCGAATTCGCGGGCCTCGCACGGGGCCCCTTCGAGTTCAACTACTGGCTCGCCAGCCGGGTGATCGACGCGGGCCGCGAACCGGGCGAGTGGGAACTCATCACCGAGTTCCCGTTTTTCGCGTTCCTGAACGGGGACCTCCACGGCCATATGATGAGTCCGGTGTTTCTACTGTTGGGTGCGGGTCTGGCGGCCGCCTACTGGATGCGACCGGCTGCAGACCGCCGTGGACGACTCGGTCGGCTCCTCCTCGGGGCCCCTGTCGGTGGGCTCCTGGTGCTTACGAACACGTGGAGTGCCCCGGCAGTTTTCGGGGTGGCGTGGCTGACCGTGCTCTTCGCCCCTGCGGCTCCCTGGACGCTCCTTCCCGACAGTTTGGCCGATCGAATTGCGGCCTGGACGAATACCAGCCGACTGCGAACCGAATCCACACGACTCGGCCTCGCGCTGGGCATCGCCTCGCTCTTGGCCGTGGGTGGCGCACTCACCGTGCTCCCGTTCCTGACCGGGGCCGCATCGGGCCGATCCGTCGGACTGCTCCCGACTCCGCGAAGCGACCTGGGCGGGTTATTGACCGTGTATGGGGTCTTTCTCGCCGTCACGGCCAGTTATCTGGCCAGTCGAGTTCGCCGGCGGATCTGGGTGGTCACCTTCCTCACAGCTCTCGTTCTCCTGCTCGTGAGCACGCTCGTTCGAGCGACCGCCGTGGCCCTCTTCGGACCGCTTCTCCTGGGCGGCTGGTATCTGCTCCGGACGCGGGAGAACGTAGGGTTCGAGACCGTCCTCGCCGTTGGCGCGCTCGGCCTGGTGCTCCTCGTGGAGTTCGTCTACGTAATCGAGCAGGCCGGGCCCGGGAGAATGAACACCGTCTTCAAGATCGCAGCGCAGGTGTGGGCACTGTGGTCGGTCGCAGCCGGGGTGATGTTGGCTCGACTCGTCGGCCCTGCTGGGCCACTCGCGGGGATCAGGGAGACGGTTCGGCGGGTACGTCATCGATTTCGATCGTGGCTGGCTCGCGGTGAGCAAGTCGCGAATCGGAAGGCGGCCAACCCCGGGGGCAGCGAAGGCCGACACAGACTGGCGAGCATCGGCCTCGTCGCGGTACTCGTCGCGCTCTCGATCTACCCCGCCTTCGGGCTGGCATGGGCGGTCGGCGGTGGGGCGGATGATCCCACCCTCGACGCCCACGCGTACATCGAAGCCGAGCATCCGGAGGAAGCCGCGGCAATCCACTGGCTCCGCGACCAGCCTGGGCAGCCGACGATGGTCTCCGCGCCCGGGACCGAGATCTACCGATGGGTGAACGCTCCATCGAGCATGACCGGCATCCCGACGGTCGCCGGCTGGTCACACGAGGTCGGCTATCGTGGCGAGGAGCCGTACTGGGATCGGGTTCGGGACGTGAAGATCATCTACGAGACGAGCGAATCAGAGTCGAGAGCGGCGTTGCTCGGGCTGTACGACGTGACCTACATCTATGTCGGCCCGACCGAACGGGCACGATTCGGGACAGTCGACTACGGGGAAGAACCAGGTATTAGCACGGCGTACACGGACCCGAACGTGACGATCTACCGGGTCGATCTCGACGCGATCAAACAGCCAGTTCACCAGCCCGCTTCTTGACCTCGACATCCTCGGCGTCGACGGCCTCCACGTCCAGGAAGTGCGGGATGAAGTTTCGCTTCTCGAAGTCCTCCTGCTCGGTTTCGTCACCGCCGATACACCACAGCTGGACGCGGTCCGGCCCGTGCCAGTCACCGTTCCGGGTGACCTGGAAGAGCGTGTACTCCTCGCCGTCGACCTCGACGATGCCGTCCTTGCGCACGCCCGGGTCGCCGTGGATGATGAGCCGCTTCATAGATCTGTCTTCGACGGACCGGGGAGTAAACGTTTCGAAGCCGCCCCGATTCGGACCGTGGAACCAAACGCATTTTAACTCCCCCTCACCAACCAGTCTTCAACAGAGTCGATCCTCCATGGAGATGCCACGTCGAATCAATACGTACTGTCCGCATTGTGATACACATACCGAACACGAGGTCGAGAAAGTCCGCCGCGGCCGGGAGACCGGCATGAAGTGGGCCGCCCGCCAGCAGAAACGCGGCAAGTCCACCATCGGGAACGCCGGCAAGTTCTCGAAGGTGCCGGGTGGAGACAAGCCCACCAAAAAGACCAATCTCAAGTACCGCTGCTCGGACTGCGGCAAGGCCCACCTCCGCAAGGGATGGCGCGCCGGCCGGCTGGAGCTCACGGAGTGATTTCGATGGCAGGAAGCTTCATCCGCGTGCAGTGTCCGGATTGTGAGAACGAACAGACCCTCTTCGAGAAGGCCGCCTCCGAGGTGACATGTGCGGTCTGTGGCACCACGCTTGCCTCCCCGACCGGCGGGAAGGCCGAGATCGAGGGCGAGGTGCTCGAAGTCGTCGAACAGCGATGAAATACGAGGGCTGGCCCGATCCCGGCGAACTGGTGGTCGGGAAGGTCGACGAGATCGAGGACTTCGGGGTCTTCGTCGACCTCGAGGAGTACGAGGGAAAGCGCGGGTTGGCCCACATCAGCGAGGTCGCCTCCGGCTGGATCAAGAACATTAGCGACCACGTCAAGGAGGGCCAGACAGTCGTCGCGAAGGTCCTGGACGTGGACACCTCCTCCCAGCAGATCGACCTCTCGATCAAGGACGTGAACGACCACCAGCGCTCCGAGACGATCCAGCGCTGGAAAAACGAGCAGAAGGCCGACAAGTGGCTGACCCTGGCCTTCGGCGAGGACATGGCGGACGACCGGTTCCGCGAGGTCGCCGACGAACTGCTCGACGAATTCGGGAGTCTCTATGACGGCTTCGAACAGGCGGCGATCCACGGGCAACCGGCCCTCGAAGACGTGGACCTGCCGGAATCGGATATCACTGCCATCGTCGAGACCGCTCGTGAGAACGTCTCGGTTCCCTACGTGACGGTAACCGGCTACGTGGACATCGCGTCCCCGAACCCGAGCGGCGTCGATGACGTGCAGGACGCGCTGAAGGCAGCCGAGGGTAACGGCGAGATCCCCGAGGAAGTCGATATGGAAGTGACCTACGTCGGCGCCCCGGAGTATCGGATTCGAATCCAGGCCCCGACCTACAAGACCGCAGAATCGGAACTTGAACGGGCCGCCGAGCGGGCGATCGCGACCATCGAGGACGCCGGCGGGAGCGGGGAGTTCCACCGCGAACGCCGCACCGACGACGAATAAGAGTCGTGAAATCCGACATCCGGATCTGTTCTGCGTGGGAGTCCGAACACGACCGTCCAGTGTACACGCTCGATTCGGCGTGTCCGATCTGTGGCGCCGAGACAGTCAACAGCGCTCCGGCCGGCTTCGATCCGGCTGATCCATACGGCGAGTACCGACGCGCTCTTAAGGAGCGTCGCCAAGGGTAGGACCATGGACGAGATCGAGGTCGAGTATTGCACCGAAGTCGACCTCGACGACCCGGTTTTCGTCGAGGGGCTGCCCGGTGTCGGTCACGTGGGCAAACTGGTCGCTGAACACCTAATCGAAGAAGCAGACAGTACGCTCGTAGCACGGGTGTACTCCGAACACTTCCCGCCACAGGTCGGCATCGACGAAGAGGGCGTGGCGAGTCTGGCCCACGCCGAGATATATGCCATCGAAACCGAGGGTCGGGACCTGGTCGTGCTCACCGGGGACCATCAGGCAGGGGACAGCATGGGCCACTATCACCTCGCCGATGCATTTCTCGACGAGGCCGAACGCCAGGGCGCTGACACCGTCTACGCCCTGGGCGGCGTTCCGACCGGCGAGTTGATCGAGGAGTACAGCGTGCTCGGTGCCGTCTCCGAGGAATCGCTTCGCGAGGAACTCGAAGCGGTCGGCGTGGAGTTCCGATCGGAGGAACCGACCGGCGGCATTGTCGGAACGAGCGGACTTCTCCTGGGGCTGGGTGGTCGTCGGGGGCTCGACGCTGCCTGCCTGATGGGCGAGACGAGTGGGTACCTGGTCGATCCGAAGAGCGCGCGGGCAGTCCTCGAAATTCTTCAGGATCGACTGGACTTCGAAGTTCCGTTCGAGGCACTCGACGACCGTGCTGAAGAGATGGAAGAGGTCATCAACCGCCTCCAGGACATGGAAGAGGCCCAGAGTCCCGGAAGCGGCGAGGACCTGCGGTACATCGGCTAAGTCACTCT
This region of Halodesulfurarchaeum sp. HSR-GB genomic DNA includes:
- a CDS encoding translation initiation factor IF-2 subunit alpha yields the protein MKYEGWPDPGELVVGKVDEIEDFGVFVDLEEYEGKRGLAHISEVASGWIKNISDHVKEGQTVVAKVLDVDTSSQQIDLSIKDVNDHQRSETIQRWKNEQKADKWLTLAFGEDMADDRFREVADELLDEFGSLYDGFEQAAIHGQPALEDVDLPESDITAIVETARENVSVPYVTVTGYVDIASPNPSGVDDVQDALKAAEGNGEIPEEVDMEVTYVGAPEYRIRIQAPTYKTAESELERAAERAIATIEDAGGSGEFHRERRTDDE
- the hpt gene encoding hypoxanthine/guanine phosphoribosyltransferase; this translates as MDQLERSLLEAPIIQKGDYQYFVHPISDGVPMLKPQLLREIVIKIIRKAELEDVDKIVTPAAMGIHISTAVSLMTDIPLVVIRKRQYGLEGEVALTQETGYSEEEMYINDVSEGDRVLVLDDVLSTGGTLRAIIEALEYIGADVVDTVAVIKKAGPTELDETGHDVKTLITVEVEDGEVVIVED
- a CDS encoding cation:proton antiporter; its protein translation is MGLTLDTALLGAAVAIVLFAVALLYRVARGPTMEDRVIAINGVGTSTVVVLALLAAALDRPAFLDIAIVYALLNFLASVAISKFIVERGGVL
- a CDS encoding glycosyltransferase, with the translated sequence MSRSVGVVVPAYRPDRSVLVAYLGALQAEIDPADLRVELDQPEERTVEALRETGATVNVVESRRGKGQALTDGFEALDTDVLAFADADGSTPAESVRNVIDQVRVGEVDLAAGSRRHPDADVQSHQTVFRQHLGDVFAWLARRLLDVSLRDYQCGAKAMTRETWQAIRPHLYQPGFAWDIEVLAVADTLGYTIREVPVTWIDHPDSTVTTTDAVPELLRALVVTRRRARRLGAGTEPDESGRTEPAPLINRVR
- a CDS encoding DUF2298 domain-containing protein yields the protein MELGIVLTWLVLYLGLGVLALPLASLLFEDFPDRGAGLAIPVAFAVIAFSAYWLGQVRFGLVTALFAVLALLIGSVLALRSGVSIDRSRFRDAAIVFTLAYLLLILIRLYRPGAVPGGGEKFLDFGLLASLLRATALPPQDMWFAGESVQYYYGGHMLAAVFALLTDTAPRFAYNTALAGYYAAYVTAAWGLAGAITAHRGGSYRLGGGIAAFLVGLASNFSTPIRFLGWVLPEPLGRRVVEGVGLEFAGLARGPFEFNYWLASRVIDAGREPGEWELITEFPFFAFLNGDLHGHMMSPVFLLLGAGLAAAYWMRPAADRRGRLGRLLLGAPVGGLLVLTNTWSAPAVFGVAWLTVLFAPAAPWTLLPDSLADRIAAWTNTSRLRTESTRLGLALGIASLLAVGGALTVLPFLTGAASGRSVGLLPTPRSDLGGLLTVYGVFLAVTASYLASRVRRRIWVVTFLTALVLLLVSTLVRATAVALFGPLLLGGWYLLRTRENVGFETVLAVGALGLVLLVEFVYVIEQAGPGRMNTVFKIAAQVWALWSVAAGVMLARLVGPAGPLAGIRETVRRVRHRFRSWLARGEQVANRKAANPGGSEGRHRLASIGLVAVLVALSIYPAFGLAWAVGGGADDPTLDAHAYIEAEHPEEAAAIHWLRDQPGQPTMVSAPGTEIYRWVNAPSSMTGIPTVAGWSHEVGYRGEEPYWDRVRDVKIIYETSESESRAALLGLYDVTYIYVGPTERARFGTVDYGEEPGISTAYTDPNVTIYRVDLDAIKQPVHQPAS
- a CDS encoding proteasome assembly chaperone family protein, whose product is MDEIEVEYCTEVDLDDPVFVEGLPGVGHVGKLVAEHLIEEADSTLVARVYSEHFPPQVGIDEEGVASLAHAEIYAIETEGRDLVVLTGDHQAGDSMGHYHLADAFLDEAERQGADTVYALGGVPTGELIEEYSVLGAVSEESLREELEAVGVEFRSEEPTGGIVGTSGLLLGLGGRRGLDAACLMGETSGYLVDPKSARAVLEILQDRLDFEVPFEALDDRAEEMEEVINRLQDMEEAQSPGSGEDLRYIG
- the mnhG gene encoding monovalent cation/H(+) antiporter subunit G, producing MTPLEYLIVLLVAAGVFFSFVAVVGIIRLPDLYARAHATSKSDTLGTVLSLAGVALVFGADVATVKTVFLLLFMFITNPTAAHAITRAAYDQEIEPWTEGED
- a CDS encoding HAH_0734 family protein; amino-acid sequence: MKRLIIHGDPGVRKDGIVEVDGEEYTLFQVTRNGDWHGPDRVQLWCIGGDETEQEDFEKRNFIPHFLDVEAVDAEDVEVKKRAGELAV
- a CDS encoding monovalent cation/H+ antiporter subunit E, coding for MAESSTRILVPIGDSSTLRNTVAHAVREGLAGGPGQAGTIHFVYPIRWRPVEGTQAVPEDAQELLERVAVWAREDLEDVDGTVEVVTDTVGADRYLFSPDDYATVLQHYAAENDLDRVILDPEYVPTGGAPMLAPLKTALSGDVLTVEEAPVTRPAQRTPLPSRATLSKTGIVFGSAYGFYLLIAGSLSQFNLLTGALAAGLVAAVFGSIAVTGRQSITTLLARLGRMATYVPYLLWEIFKANLTVAYIILHPRLPIDPGMQRFEAAVWDDMSVTTLANSITLTPGTLTVDVRHDSLFVHSLNQSARDGLASGDLERAVRYVFWGPSGRELKSPVSRGAIETFTPNFEEEPDQSPRADGGKLLTAGERK
- a CDS encoding 50S ribosomal protein L44e, which codes for MEMPRRINTYCPHCDTHTEHEVEKVRRGRETGMKWAARQQKRGKSTIGNAGKFSKVPGGDKPTKKTNLKYRCSDCGKAHLRKGWRAGRLELTE
- a CDS encoding 30S ribosomal protein S27e, producing the protein MAGSFIRVQCPDCENEQTLFEKAASEVTCAVCGTTLASPTGGKAEIEGEVLEVVEQR
- a CDS encoding GtrA family protein → MTGIDEFVEAVQARTRALASGARIGQFVSVGLAGAGLETVIVFLLTGLATVPPLGAKAVGAEASISLMFLLNDRVTFAGEGERGIRSTGRRYLKSHTVRLGGLAVAFTTLYVLTAWTEITLRVSGADVWPTLANVIGIGVGMTINYVAESLITWRVHR
- a CDS encoding RNA-protein complex protein Nop10, with product MKSDIRICSAWESEHDRPVYTLDSACPICGAETVNSAPAGFDPADPYGEYRRALKERRQG